The DNA segment ACTTCTAGTATATTTATGCGTATTATTTTACACGTTGACTTAGATTACTTTTACGCGCAGATCGAGGAGAGGGATAACCCTGCTTTTAAAGGTAGGCCTGTGGTTGTGTGCGTTTACTCTGATAGGGGGGGTGGAAGCGGCGCTGTGGCTTCAGCTAACTATATTAGTAGACGCTACAATGTTAAAGCTGGCATGCCTGTTAAAACCGCGGAGAAGCTTTTAAAAGATTTTAACCCGGTTTTTCTCCCAGCGCGTTTAGAATACTATGAGAATGTGTCTGTTGAAGTCATGGAGGTTATTAAAAGATACGGGGATGTTTTCGAGCAGGCTAGCGTAGATGAAGCGTACTTGGATGCTACGCGCATGTTAAAGGGGGATTTCAGGGAGGCTGCCGGTCACGCTATTCGACTTCAAGCAGACGTGTACTTGAAAACCGGGCTCACATGCTCGGTGGGCGTCAGCTATAATAAGCTTTTAGCGAAGATAGCAGCAGGTTACAGGAAGCCGAACGGTGTGACGGTTGTTGCCCCGGAGGAGGGTGAAAGCTTTCTTAAAACTTTGAAGATTTCTAAGATTCCAGGTATAGGCGTGAAAACTATGAGTGTGCTTGAACAGATGGGTTATCGAACGGTTAGCGAATTGCAGACTGTTCCTGTTGAAAAATTAATGGATGTATTCGGCCGGAAAACTGGTTTATATATTTATAACGCGGTTAGAGGCTTAGACGATGAGCCTGTTCAGCCTCGCAGGCCTGCGCTTCAACACGGTCGTATTAAAACTCTTAGAGAGGATAGTCGAAACCCTGATTATATTTTAAGTGAGCTTGAATCTGTTATCCAAGAGTTAGACCGGGATTTAGATTCTGAGGGCTTAAGTTTTAAAACTTTAAGTGTGGTTTACGTCACCGCTGATTTTAAAACACACTCTAAGAGCTTTAGCTTCGAACACCGTTTTAACTCTGTTAGTAAGCTTAGAGGCGAGATCTTGAAGTTGATTAAAAGTTTTCTAAGCGAGAACCCTTATAGTATTAGAAGAATAGGTTTACGTGTATCTAATCTGGTGAGGGAGAGTGGTGTAAGACAGTTGAAGCTCACCTCGTTTTAGATTCGGCTGGCTGTTTTCGCATATACTTTTAACTCTTCTAAAGCCATTTTAATAGTGTCCTCTTCTAGGTTTCCGGGTGAACGGTAGCTGTTGAAGAAGGATTCTACTTCACTTATGTTTTTTAAACCGCTGAAAGGGGTGACGGTGGCTATTACTCTGCCTAGGTGAGTTAAAGGCAGCTGCTCTAATAGTTTAATATTATCTGTGAACCAGCTCCAAAGCCAGTTTAAAGCAACGGGGTTACGAGCCGCTGAAGCTAAGACTATGTAGATATTGTTTTTCGCTACTTTTCTCAGCGTGTAATCTAATGCTTCTCTTAACAGCTGGCTGTCTGAGACCGCTCCTAGAGCGTTCAACAAGTACACTCTCTCAGTTTCAGGTGTAGTATTAGAGTCTAATCTTTTTCTAATGTAATCTAATCCGGAGGGATCAGCGTAGACGCCTGCTTTTAAAGCTGCGGGGAGCAGATCCGAGTTTATTTCACCGCCGGCTATTATTTTTTCAAGTAGTTGAGCGCAATGCTCTCTAATCTTTTTAGAGCCTGAGACTGTGGCAGCCCATAGCGTGAGGCTGCGGAGTTCGGATCTCTGCGGGGTTTCATCTTCACCTGGCTGTAAGCCTATCTCATCTAGGATTCTCTCGCATAGTTTTACCGCGTATCCTGTTATCTTCGACTTGTAGTGAGGTGAGATGAGATTTAACTCTAAGAGGTTTCCGGTGATATCAGCGGCTGGTAGAAAACTACTCTCCCGGCTATAATATTTTTCTAGAAAATACAGGTATTCTCCGATTGAGTAGTCTCCTCTAAACGTGAACGCGTAGAAGTCGTTCTCTAAGTTGAAGCGATCCGCGGCTGATAGAATACGCTTCTCCGCTAATTCACCTAAACCCTGTAAGTTCTCTATATTATATTTAACTCTGTAGAATCCTTTTCCCTCACTATTCAATTTAACTATCGCGTCTCCTGGTATACCGTTCACTTTTCCCGTTCTCTTATTCAAAGTATAATCGATTATTCTAGTGTTTTCTCCTCTGTGAACGGTTAACTTCACTGGTATAATCCAGTTTTCCTCGTATTCTCCAAGCTGATATGTGAAGCGGCTTTGTTTCAACTGTAGGTCTCCGCTCTCTAAGCTGGCTTCAATTAACGGGTATCCTTCTTGTTTAAACCATTTTTCCGCGAATTCTTCGACTGGTATCTGGGAGACTTGCTCGAATAGACTCCAATATTCAGTTGTTGAAGCGTTTTTGTAAGCGTATTTCTCGATGAAAACGTTAACCGCTTTTTGAAAGAGGTCTCCCCCAAGGTATTCGATTAACATGCGCAGCACAGCCGCTCCTTTATTATATATTATAGGCGCGGTTGAAGTGTTAATGTTCACGGGCAGGTTTCCTGGTAGTTGAATAGGGTGAGTGTTTTTTAAGGAGTCTCTTCTAAGAGCTGTGGCTGTGTTCTCTAAGAGGAAGCGATCCCAGCTCTCCCAATCCGGGTGCAGGTGATCCATAACCGCGTATGAGAAGTATGTTGCGAAGGATTCGTTTAACCAGAGGTCGCTCCAATCTAATGGTGTAACTATGTCCCCGAACCATAGATGCGCTGTTTCATGAGCGATAATAGAGGTGATTCGAACCAGTCCGCTGCGGTTAGTCAGCTTCGGGTAAACTAATAGGAGATTCTCTCTAAAAGTGATCGCTCCGTAATTCTCCATCGCCCCGAATAGAAAATCTTGAACGCTTATATAATCGCATTTACCTGTAGGATACTCTAAACCTGTATATTTCTCCATGAATTTTAAAGCTTCTTTAGCTGTCTTCAACGCGTACTCTGCGTAGACGCTTTTACCAGGCGCTGTTAAAACTCTTATAACCGGTTTACTTGAAGCGTCTTGAAGCGCCTCGAATTCCCCTACCGCGAAGAAGACAAGGTAGGTGCTCAGCAAGGGTGTGGGGGTGAAGCGGACCAGTTTCCTTCCATCGTTTAGCCTGCGCTCCTCTAAGATCTCAGTGTTTGAGATCGCCGTCAACTTTTCATCTACGATTAACTCAATGTTGAAGACGGCTTTCATCGAAGGATGGTCGAAGCATGGGAAGGCTCTTCGAGCCTCCTGTTCCTCGAACTGGGTTACCGCGATATATTTTTCTTCGCCGCTAGCTGTGATGAACCGGCTTCTATAAAACCCGAGCATTAAATCGTTTATAACTCCTTCATAACTGATTTTTAAAACCGCGCGTCCCTTAATAAGTCGGGGGAGTTTAACATGTAACTCCTCTCTTTCCTCTATAATATTATACTCGCATTCATCTTCTTCACATCTATAAATGACAGTGCA comes from the Candidatus Odinarchaeum yellowstonii genome and includes:
- the dinB gene encoding DNA polymerase IV, with product MRIILHVDLDYFYAQIEERDNPAFKGRPVVVCVYSDRGGGSGAVASANYISRRYNVKAGMPVKTAEKLLKDFNPVFLPARLEYYENVSVEVMEVIKRYGDVFEQASVDEAYLDATRMLKGDFREAAGHAIRLQADVYLKTGLTCSVGVSYNKLLAKIAAGYRKPNGVTVVAPEEGESFLKTLKISKIPGIGVKTMSVLEQMGYRTVSELQTVPVEKLMDVFGRKTGLYIYNAVRGLDDEPVQPRRPALQHGRIKTLREDSRNPDYILSELESVIQELDRDLDSEGLSFKTLSVVYVTADFKTHSKSFSFEHRFNSVSKLRGEILKLIKSFLSENPYSIRRIGLRVSNLVRESGVRQLKLTSF
- a CDS encoding M1 family metallopeptidase produces the protein MKPLRYWIRLEPDLQAFKFKGFVSIDLKLGEPVSEVVLNVKDLAVKECTVIYRCEEDECEYNIIEEREELHVKLPRLIKGRAVLKISYEGVINDLMLGFYRSRFITASGEEKYIAVTQFEEQEARRAFPCFDHPSMKAVFNIELIVDEKLTAISNTEILEERRLNDGRKLVRFTPTPLLSTYLVFFAVGEFEALQDASSKPVIRVLTAPGKSVYAEYALKTAKEALKFMEKYTGLEYPTGKCDYISVQDFLFGAMENYGAITFRENLLLVYPKLTNRSGLVRITSIIAHETAHLWFGDIVTPLDWSDLWLNESFATYFSYAVMDHLHPDWESWDRFLLENTATALRRDSLKNTHPIQLPGNLPVNINTSTAPIIYNKGAAVLRMLIEYLGGDLFQKAVNVFIEKYAYKNASTTEYWSLFEQVSQIPVEEFAEKWFKQEGYPLIEASLESGDLQLKQSRFTYQLGEYEENWIIPVKLTVHRGENTRIIDYTLNKRTGKVNGIPGDAIVKLNSEGKGFYRVKYNIENLQGLGELAEKRILSAADRFNLENDFYAFTFRGDYSIGEYLYFLEKYYSRESSFLPAADITGNLLELNLISPHYKSKITGYAVKLCERILDEIGLQPGEDETPQRSELRSLTLWAATVSGSKKIREHCAQLLEKIIAGGEINSDLLPAALKAGVYADPSGLDYIRKRLDSNTTPETERVYLLNALGAVSDSQLLREALDYTLRKVAKNNIYIVLASAARNPVALNWLWSWFTDNIKLLEQLPLTHLGRVIATVTPFSGLKNISEVESFFNSYRSPGNLEEDTIKMALEELKVYAKTASRI